From the genome of Chania multitudinisentens RB-25, one region includes:
- a CDS encoding sugar kinase → MNSKNLAVIGECMIELSQKGADLSRGFGGDTLNTAVYIARQVPQQALNVHYVTALGTDSFSQEMLHAWQQEQVKTDLIQQLENKLPGLYVIETDSTGERTFYYWRNDAAARYWLDGPQAESLCAQLAQFDYLYLSGISVAILNPASRAKLLTLLRQCRANGGKVIFDNNYRPRLWQNKDETQQAYRDILSCTDIAFLTLDDEDLLWGQLPVEQVVSRTRDFGVSEIVIKRGADSCLVFSAEGATYDVPAVKLPKEKVIDTTAAGDSFSAGYLAVRLTGGDAVSAAQRGHLTASTVIQYRGAIIPRDAMPQ, encoded by the coding sequence ATGAACAGCAAAAATCTCGCCGTCATCGGCGAATGCATGATCGAACTGTCGCAGAAAGGCGCAGATCTCAGCCGTGGATTCGGTGGTGACACCCTCAACACCGCTGTCTATATTGCCCGCCAGGTGCCACAGCAAGCATTGAACGTCCATTATGTTACAGCACTCGGTACTGACAGTTTCAGCCAGGAAATGCTGCACGCCTGGCAACAGGAACAGGTAAAAACCGATCTGATTCAGCAATTGGAAAACAAACTGCCAGGGTTGTATGTGATCGAAACCGACAGCACCGGTGAGCGTACTTTCTATTACTGGCGTAACGACGCCGCTGCCCGCTACTGGTTAGACGGCCCGCAGGCGGAAAGCCTGTGTGCGCAACTGGCACAGTTTGACTACCTGTATCTTAGCGGCATCAGCGTGGCGATCCTCAATCCTGCCAGCCGGGCAAAACTGTTGACCTTGCTGCGCCAATGCCGGGCCAACGGCGGCAAAGTAATCTTTGATAACAACTATCGGCCACGCCTGTGGCAAAACAAAGACGAAACCCAGCAGGCTTACCGCGATATTCTCTCTTGTACTGACATCGCTTTCCTGACCTTGGACGATGAGGATTTGCTGTGGGGCCAACTGCCGGTTGAGCAGGTGGTGAGCCGCACGCGCGACTTTGGCGTGAGTGAGATCGTAATCAAACGTGGCGCGGATTCCTGCCTGGTATTCAGCGCGGAAGGGGCAACCTATGACGTGCCAGCGGTTAAGCTACCGAAAGAAAAAGTTATTGATACCACCGCTGCCGGAGACTCATTCAGCGCTGGTTATCTGGCGGTACGCCTGACCGGAGGCGATGCGGTCAGCGCTGCACAGCGCGGCCATCTCACTGCCAGCACGGTGATTCAGTACCGCGGTGCCATCATCCCACGTGATGCCATGCCGCAGTGA
- a CDS encoding 2-hydroxymuconate tautomerase family protein, with translation MPYVNIKITREGATTEQKKQLIVGVTQLLVDTLGKNPATTVVVIEEVETDNWGIGGKSVTDLRAAAK, from the coding sequence ATGCCCTACGTCAATATCAAAATTACCCGTGAAGGTGCTACTACAGAGCAGAAAAAACAGCTGATCGTCGGTGTCACCCAGTTGCTGGTCGATACGTTAGGTAAAAATCCAGCCACTACCGTGGTGGTGATCGAAGAAGTTGAAACCGATAATTGGGGTATCGGCGGCAAAAGCGTGACTGACCTGCGCGCCGCCGCCAAATAG
- a CDS encoding MFS transporter has protein sequence MQASIATTLGAEEASTPVNSRGKVIVASLVGTAIEFFDFYIYATAAVIVFPHIFFPQGDPAAATLQSLATFAIAFVARPIGSAVFGHFGDRVGRKVTLVASLLTMGVSTVLIGLLPGYETIGIFAPILLALARFGQGLGLGGEWGGAALLATENAPAHKRALYGSFPQLGAPIGFFFANGTFLLLSWLLTEQQFMTWGWRVPFILSAALVLIGLYVRVSLHETPIFAKVAKAGKQVKIPLGTLLSKHLKATILGTFIMLATYTLFYLMTVYSMTYGTTPQPLGLGYSRNSFLWMLMVAVIGFGVMVPIAGMLADAFGRRKTMIVITLLMIAFAFLFPSMLGSGNQVLVMAFLLCGLSIMGLTFGPMGALLPELFPTEVRYTGASFSYNVASILGASVAPYIATWLATYYGLFYVGLYLAAMASLTLIALLLMKETRHQAL, from the coding sequence ATGCAAGCCTCCATCGCAACAACTCTGGGCGCCGAAGAAGCGTCCACGCCGGTTAACTCCCGGGGAAAAGTCATTGTCGCCTCGCTGGTCGGGACCGCCATTGAGTTCTTTGATTTCTATATTTACGCCACCGCAGCGGTGATCGTGTTCCCGCATATCTTCTTCCCGCAGGGCGATCCCGCCGCTGCAACGCTGCAATCGCTGGCTACCTTCGCCATCGCCTTTGTAGCCCGGCCCATTGGTTCTGCCGTGTTTGGTCACTTCGGCGATCGTGTCGGGCGTAAAGTCACTCTGGTGGCTTCGTTGCTGACCATGGGGGTTTCCACCGTGCTGATCGGCCTGTTGCCAGGCTATGAAACTATTGGGATCTTTGCACCCATCCTGCTGGCGCTGGCGCGCTTTGGCCAAGGGTTAGGCTTAGGCGGAGAATGGGGCGGGGCAGCCTTGCTGGCCACCGAAAATGCGCCGGCGCACAAACGTGCGTTGTATGGTTCTTTCCCCCAATTAGGCGCCCCTATCGGCTTCTTCTTTGCCAACGGCACCTTCCTGCTGCTCTCCTGGCTGCTAACCGAGCAGCAATTCATGACCTGGGGTTGGCGCGTACCGTTTATCCTTTCGGCAGCACTGGTGCTGATTGGCCTGTACGTGCGTGTTTCGCTGCATGAAACCCCGATTTTTGCCAAAGTAGCCAAAGCGGGCAAACAGGTGAAAATCCCGCTTGGTACTTTGCTGAGCAAACATCTGAAAGCCACGATCCTTGGCACCTTCATCATGTTAGCCACCTATACGCTTTTCTACCTGATGACCGTTTACTCCATGACATACGGCACCACGCCACAACCACTGGGATTAGGTTATTCACGCAATAGCTTCCTGTGGATGCTGATGGTAGCAGTGATTGGCTTTGGTGTTATGGTGCCCATCGCGGGGATGCTGGCTGATGCCTTTGGCCGCCGCAAAACCATGATTGTTATCACCCTGCTGATGATCGCTTTTGCTTTCCTGTTCCCCAGTATGCTGGGCTCTGGCAATCAGGTCTTGGTCATGGCCTTCCTGCTGTGTGGCCTGAGCATCATGGGCCTGACTTTCGGCCCAATGGGTGCGTTGCTGCCGGAGTTATTCCCAACCGAAGTACGTTATACCGGGGCTTCTTTCTCGTATAACGTGGCTTCAATTCTGGGTGCCTCTGTCGCTCCGTATATCGCCACCTGGCTGGCAACCTATTACGGGTTGTTCTACGTTGGCCTGTACCTGGCGGCCATGGCCAGCCTGACGCTGATCGCATTACTGCTGATGAAAGAAACCCGCCACCAAGCGTTGTAA
- the yhjD gene encoding inner membrane protein YhjD, which yields MPTGLDKKPRQPQNKTLSGVARLFERVKAWPSVTHLLRATERFNDRLGSQFGAAITYFSFLSLIPILMVSFAAAGFVLASNPDLLAELINRIVNSISDPTLASTLKNSVNTAIQQRTTVGLTGLALALYSGISWMGNLREAIRAQSRDVWERNPQDQEKIYFRYARDFVSLIGLVLALIITLSLTSIAGSAQATIVHLLGLDGIEWLRPALTLITLSISIFANYLLFLWIFWMLPRHKPKKKALLRGTLIAAIGFEVIKFVMTMTLPQVTRSPSGAAFGSVIGLMAFFYFFARLTLFCAAWIATAQYKEDKTLPQVK from the coding sequence ATGCCTACAGGATTGGATAAAAAACCCCGTCAGCCGCAGAATAAAACCCTCTCTGGCGTTGCTCGCCTGTTCGAACGTGTTAAAGCCTGGCCCAGCGTCACCCATCTGTTGCGTGCGACAGAACGTTTCAATGATCGCTTAGGAAGCCAGTTTGGTGCAGCCATTACCTATTTCTCCTTTCTTTCGCTGATTCCGATTCTGATGGTTTCATTCGCGGCCGCGGGTTTTGTGCTGGCTTCCAACCCGGATCTGCTGGCCGAGTTAATCAATAGAATCGTCAACAGCATTAGCGATCCGACGCTCGCCAGCACGTTGAAAAACTCGGTGAATACGGCAATCCAGCAGCGCACCACCGTCGGCCTGACCGGTTTGGCTTTAGCGCTGTATTCCGGTATCAGTTGGATGGGCAATCTGCGGGAGGCGATCCGCGCCCAATCACGTGATGTCTGGGAGCGTAATCCACAGGATCAGGAAAAAATTTACTTTAGATATGCCCGCGACTTTGTTTCTCTGATTGGCCTGGTGCTCGCCTTAATCATTACGTTGTCGTTAACCTCAATTGCGGGTTCCGCTCAAGCCACCATTGTGCATCTTCTCGGGCTGGACGGCATCGAATGGCTGCGGCCAGCGCTGACGTTGATTACGCTGTCTATTTCCATCTTCGCCAACTATCTGCTGTTTCTGTGGATCTTCTGGATGCTGCCCCGCCATAAACCGAAGAAAAAAGCCCTGCTGCGTGGCACGTTGATTGCCGCAATCGGCTTTGAGGTGATTAAGTTTGTCATGACCATGACGCTGCCGCAGGTAACCCGTTCTCCTTCCGGCGCAGCCTTTGGTTCAGTGATTGGACTGATGGCGTTCTTCTATTTCTTCGCTCGCCTGACGCTGTTCTGTGCCGCCTGGATTGCGACAGCACAATACAAAGAGGATAAAACTCTGCCACAGGTGAAGTGA
- the ilvY gene encoding HTH-type transcriptional activator IlvY, whose translation MDLRDLKLFLHLAESRHFGRTAKAMHVSPSTLSRQIQRLEEILGQPLFLRDNRTVQLTDAGEQLKVFAQQTLLQYQQLKHALGQHGPSLSGELRLFCSVTAAYSHLPPILDRFRAQHPLVEIKLTTGDAADAVDKVQSNEADLGIAGRPETLPTSVAFTQIGEIPLVLIAPALPCAVRAQVFAEQPDWANIPFILPEHGPSRKRIELWFRRQRITNPLIYATVGGHEAIVSMVALGCGIALIPSVVVDNSPEPVRNRISTLDNISMVEPFELGVCVQKKRLNEPLIEAFWQLLYPK comes from the coding sequence ATGGATTTACGTGATCTAAAACTGTTCCTGCATCTTGCTGAAAGCCGTCACTTTGGCCGCACTGCCAAAGCGATGCACGTCAGCCCATCCACGCTTTCCCGCCAGATCCAGCGGCTGGAAGAAATTCTTGGGCAACCGCTGTTTCTGCGCGACAACCGCACCGTACAGCTGACCGATGCCGGTGAACAACTGAAAGTATTTGCTCAACAAACGCTGCTGCAATATCAGCAGCTAAAACATGCACTTGGCCAGCACGGCCCTTCGCTGAGCGGCGAACTGCGGCTGTTTTGTTCAGTCACCGCCGCCTACAGCCACTTACCACCGATTCTGGATCGTTTCCGCGCCCAGCATCCGCTGGTTGAAATCAAGCTGACCACCGGCGATGCCGCCGATGCGGTGGATAAAGTGCAGTCCAACGAGGCCGATCTCGGCATTGCCGGGCGGCCAGAAACGCTGCCCACCAGCGTGGCATTCACCCAGATCGGCGAGATCCCACTGGTGCTGATTGCCCCAGCCCTGCCGTGTGCGGTGCGCGCTCAGGTCTTTGCCGAGCAGCCTGATTGGGCCAATATTCCGTTTATCCTGCCGGAACATGGCCCTTCTCGCAAACGTATTGAGCTGTGGTTCCGCCGCCAGCGCATTACCAACCCGCTGATTTACGCCACCGTTGGCGGCCACGAAGCGATTGTTTCGATGGTCGCCCTCGGCTGCGGCATCGCACTGATCCCCAGCGTAGTGGTAGATAACAGCCCGGAACCGGTGCGCAACCGGATTTCAACGCTGGACAACATTTCCATGGTCGAGCCGTTCGAACTGGGCGTTTGCGTGCAGAAAAAACGCCTCAACGAACCGCTGATCGAGGCGTTTTGGCAGTTGCTTTACCCCAAGTAA
- the ilvC gene encoding ketol-acid reductoisomerase, with translation MANYFNTLNLRQQLAQLGKCRFMARDEFADEAGYLKGKKVVIVGCGAQGLNQGLNMRDSGLDVAYALRKEAIEEKRASWRKATENGFKVGTYEDLIPQADLVVNLTPDKQHTSVVRAVQPLMKDGAALGYSHGFNIVEVGEQVRKDITVVMVAPKCPGTEVREEYKRGFGVPTLIAVHPENDPKGEGMAIAKAWAAATGGHRAGVLESSFVAEVKSDLMGEQTILCGMLQAGSLLCFDKLVAEGTDAAYAEKLIQFGWETITEALKQGGITLMMDRLSNPAKLRAYALSEQLKGIMAPLFQKHMDDIISGAFSSGMMADWAEDDVKLLTWREETGKTAFENAPQFAGKISEQEYFDNGVLMVAMVKAGVELAFETMVDSGIIEESAYYESLHELPLIANTIARKRLYEMNVVISDTAEYGNYLFANAAVPLLKDFMKTLQAGDLGKSVAGTSVDNAQLRDVNEAVRNHPIESVGRKLRGYMTDMKRIAVAG, from the coding sequence ATGGCGAACTATTTCAACACATTAAACCTGCGTCAGCAGTTGGCGCAATTGGGCAAGTGCCGTTTCATGGCGCGTGACGAATTTGCTGATGAAGCAGGTTACCTGAAAGGCAAAAAAGTGGTGATTGTCGGCTGTGGTGCGCAGGGTCTGAACCAAGGCCTGAACATGCGTGATTCCGGCCTGGATGTGGCCTATGCGCTGCGTAAAGAAGCCATTGAAGAGAAACGTGCTTCATGGCGCAAAGCCACCGAGAACGGCTTTAAAGTGGGTACTTACGAAGATCTGATCCCACAGGCCGATCTGGTGGTTAACCTGACGCCAGACAAACAGCACACTTCTGTGGTGCGCGCAGTACAGCCGCTGATGAAAGACGGCGCAGCACTGGGTTACTCCCACGGCTTCAACATTGTAGAAGTGGGTGAGCAAGTGCGTAAAGACATCACCGTGGTGATGGTAGCGCCTAAGTGCCCAGGCACTGAAGTACGCGAAGAATACAAGCGTGGTTTCGGTGTGCCGACCTTGATCGCCGTTCACCCGGAAAACGATCCAAAAGGCGAAGGCATGGCGATTGCCAAGGCATGGGCAGCGGCCACTGGCGGCCACCGTGCGGGCGTGCTGGAGTCTTCCTTCGTGGCAGAAGTGAAATCTGACCTGATGGGCGAGCAAACCATTCTGTGCGGTATGTTGCAGGCGGGTTCTTTGCTGTGCTTCGACAAGCTGGTAGCTGAAGGCACCGATGCTGCCTATGCAGAAAAACTGATTCAATTTGGCTGGGAAACCATTACCGAAGCGTTGAAGCAGGGCGGTATCACCCTGATGATGGATCGCCTGTCCAACCCGGCCAAACTGCGTGCTTACGCGCTGTCTGAGCAGTTGAAAGGCATCATGGCTCCGCTGTTCCAGAAACACATGGACGACATCATCTCCGGCGCATTCTCCAGCGGCATGATGGCCGACTGGGCCGAAGACGACGTGAAATTGCTGACCTGGCGTGAAGAAACCGGTAAAACGGCCTTCGAAAACGCACCACAGTTTGCAGGTAAAATCAGCGAGCAGGAATACTTTGATAATGGTGTGCTGATGGTGGCGATGGTGAAAGCGGGCGTTGAGCTGGCCTTCGAAACCATGGTGGATTCCGGCATTATCGAAGAATCTGCTTACTACGAATCACTGCACGAGCTGCCGCTGATCGCCAATACCATCGCGCGTAAGCGTCTGTATGAGATGAACGTGGTGATCTCGGATACGGCGGAATACGGTAACTATCTGTTCGCCAACGCGGCAGTGCCATTGCTGAAAGATTTCATGAAGACTTTGCAGGCGGGCGATCTGGGTAAATCTGTGGCGGGTACTTCCGTTGATAACGCGCAACTGCGCGACGTGAATGAAGCGGTACGCAACCACCCAATCGAATCTGTGGGCCGCAAGCTGCGCGGCTACATGACCGATATGAAGCGTATTGCGGTAGCCGGTTAA
- a CDS encoding crotonase/enoyl-CoA hydratase family protein: MKSFNHPTCRPFLEAGNLSQISAYYEEERNIMWMLLRAEPRPCFNHALIEDIMTLVQAAKESTLRFDFWVTGSLVPNMFNVGGDLSFFAEAIKNRKRESMTAYARACIDCVHAAARGFDVGAISIAMVEGSALGGGFEAALAHHFVLAQNNARMGFPEIAFNLFPGMGGYSLVARKAGMRLAEELIWTGESHTAEWFESRGLVDQLFQPEDGYMATRTFIDTIRPKLNGMRAMLRTRQRVLQLTRSELMDITEDWVHAAFTIEEKDIAYIERLVMLQDRHAQNLLRAG, translated from the coding sequence ATGAAATCATTCAATCATCCAACCTGTCGTCCGTTTCTTGAAGCGGGCAATCTGTCACAGATTTCTGCTTACTATGAGGAGGAACGTAATATCATGTGGATGCTGTTACGTGCTGAACCACGCCCTTGCTTCAATCATGCGCTGATTGAAGACATCATGACGCTGGTGCAGGCGGCAAAAGAATCAACGCTGCGGTTTGACTTTTGGGTAACCGGTTCACTGGTGCCGAATATGTTCAACGTGGGGGGCGATCTGAGCTTCTTTGCCGAAGCGATCAAGAACCGCAAACGTGAATCGATGACGGCTTATGCACGAGCCTGCATTGATTGTGTTCATGCAGCGGCACGGGGTTTTGATGTCGGTGCGATCAGTATCGCCATGGTAGAAGGCAGTGCGCTAGGCGGTGGTTTTGAGGCAGCATTGGCTCATCACTTTGTTCTGGCACAGAACAATGCGCGGATGGGCTTCCCTGAGATTGCCTTCAACCTCTTCCCTGGCATGGGCGGTTATTCGCTGGTGGCGCGCAAGGCAGGTATGCGCTTGGCGGAGGAACTGATCTGGACGGGTGAATCCCACACGGCCGAATGGTTTGAAAGCCGTGGGCTGGTGGATCAACTGTTCCAGCCAGAGGATGGCTATATGGCCACCCGTACTTTCATCGATACCATCCGGCCCAAGTTGAACGGTATGCGAGCCATGTTACGTACCCGTCAGCGGGTACTGCAACTGACTCGCTCAGAGCTGATGGATATTACCGAAGACTGGGTACATGCTGCCTTTACCATTGAGGAGAAAGACATTGCCTACATTGAGCGCTTGGTGATGCTGCAAGATCGTCATGCACAAAACCTGCTTCGTGCTGGGTAA